Proteins encoded in a region of the Colius striatus isolate bColStr4 chromosome 18, bColStr4.1.hap1, whole genome shotgun sequence genome:
- the FADS6 gene encoding fatty acid desaturase 6 has protein sequence MASAGTAPEPGPREMPEDGDPVRRRGQRVNGEVSGTLRPGGTENPPSPGTAAPGGCRTEATAAGCEPVLGAGAGSPGGSLQPAEEEPGRREEALMTELSELVQTVVKSSSWWERHGLDISILTCSFLLLPAGFLCLRSAQFIPFLVGILTLGVVHHTLTVKGSHLASHNALTESKSWGKVWAIFFIELCSAFTAEQGTYNHVKIHHGYTNVIGLGDSSTWKLPFLNRYVYMFIAPLAVPIITPLVALDLLRNVEWKAALRTLCCMFLGLYCHYWLLLHVSGFQSQWSALLCMLLTRSLLAHPYIHVNIFQHIGLPMFAADRKPKRIHLMSLGVLNLPRNALLDWSFGHSLISCHVEHHLFPNLSDNMCLKIKPIVSQYLKQKKLPYNEDTYSSRLRLFLHRYEELMVQAPPITELVGIQ, from the exons ATGGCCAGCGCCGGGACAGCCCCCGAGCCGGGGCCGCG GGAGATGCCAGAGGATGGGGACCCGGTGAGGCGGAGGGGACAGCGGGTCAACGGCGAGGTCAGCGGTACCCTCCGGCCGGGCGGGACGGAGAACCCCCCATCCCCGGGCACGGCAGCTCCCGGTGGCTGCAGGACAGAGGCGACGGCAGCCGGCTGCGAGCCGGTGCTGGGGGCCGGCGCTGGGAGCCCTGGGGGGTCCCTGCAGCCGGCGGAGGAGGAgccggggcggcgggaggaAGCCCTGATGACCGAGCTCTCGGAGCTGGTGCAGACGGTGGTGAAGAGCAGTAGCTGGTGGGAACGGCACGGCTTGGACATCAGCATCCTCACCTgcagcttcctcctcctccctgcag GGTTCCTGTGCCTGCGGTCAGCACAGTTCATCCCCTTCCTGGTGGGTATCCTCACCCTCGGTGTGGTGCATCACACCCTGACTGTGAAGGGCAGCCACCTGGCCAGCCACAATGCCTTGACCGAGTCCAAGTCCTGGGGCAAAGTGTGGGCCATCTTCTTCATTGAG ctctgctcagcattCACAGCTGAGCAGGGCACCTACAACCACGTGAAGATCCACCATGGCTACACCAATGTCATCGGCCTGGGGGACTCCAGCACCTGGAAGCTTCCTTTCCTCAACCGCTACGTCTACATGTTCATCGCTCCTCTCGCGGTGCCCATCATAACCCCCCTGGTTGCTCTTG ATTTGCTGAGGAACGTGGagtggaaagcagctctgcggACCCTCTGCTGCATGTTTCTGGGTCTTTATTGCCATtactggctgctgctccacGTCTCAGGCTTCCAGTCCCAGTGGTCTGCCCTGCTCTGCATGCTGCTCACCCGCTCCCTCCTGGCACATCCCTACATCCACGTCAACATCTTCCAG cacatcGGCCTCCCCATGTTCGCGGCCGATCGGAAGCCCAAGAGGATCCACCTCATGAGCCTGGGGGTCCTCAACCTGCCCCGCAACGCCCTGCTCGACTGGTCCTTCGGCCACTCGCTCATCAGCTGCCACGTGGAGCATCACCTCTTCCCTAACCTCTCTGACAACATGTGCCTGAAG ATCAAGCCCATCGTCTCCCAGTACCTGAAGCAGAAGAAGCTGCCATACAACGAGGACACCTACAGCTCCCGGCTCCGGCTCTTCCTGCACAGATACGAGGAGCTGATGGTCCAAGCTCCCCCCATCACAGAGCTGGTGGGCATCCAGTGA